The Scomber japonicus isolate fScoJap1 chromosome 8, fScoJap1.pri, whole genome shotgun sequence genome has a segment encoding these proteins:
- the ppid gene encoding peptidyl-prolyl cis-trans isomerase D, translating to MSHPTPSAKPSNSENPRVFFDVDIGGGRAGRIVMELFADITPKTAENFRALCTGEKGTGKSTGKPLHFKGCPFHRIIKKFMIQGGDFSNHNGTGGESIYGEKFEDENFHYKHDKMGLLSMANAGPNTNGSQFFITTVPTPHLDEKHVVFGQVLKGMGIVKMLEAIDTTEDAPVKPCVIGDCGEHKEGDNWGVAPSDGSGDAHPDFPEDSDIDFKDVDKVLSVAEDVKNIGNNLFKNQDWKTAVQKYSKALRYLEMSGDHVEEEVQKKLEPTAISCFLNTAACNLKMQMWQGAVESCNEALELDQANTKALFRRAQAWQGLKEYSQAMTDLKKAQGIAPEDKAIINEMKRVQLKVQEEKEKEKKIYAKMFA from the exons ATGTCTCACCCAACACCGTCTGCCAAGCCTTCAAACTCTGAAAACCCTCGTGTCTTCTTTGATGTAGACATTGGTGGGGGAAGAG CTGGCCGAATAGTTATGGAGCTGTTTGCTGATATCACCCCCAAGACTGCTGAAAATTTCCGGGCCCTCTGCACTGGGGAGAAAGGCACTGGCAAATCGACTGGGAAACCTCTGCACTTCAAAGGATGCCCGTTCCACAGAA TTATCAAGAAGTTCATGATCCAAGGAGGCGACTTCTCCAACCACAATGGCACTGGGGGCGAGAGCATCTACGGAGAGAAGTTTGAGGATGAAAACTTCCACTACAAG CATGACAAAATGGGTCTGCTTAGTATGGCCAACGCTGGGCCGAACACCAACGGCTCACAGTTCTTCATCACTACGGTTCCCACACCGCACCTAGACGAAAAACACGTGGTCTTTGGACAGGTGTTGAAGGGCATGGGCATAGTGAAAATGTTGGAGGCCATTGATACTACAGAAGACGCTCCTGTAAag CCATGTGTCATAGGAGACTGCGGCGAGCATAAGGAGGGGGACAACTGGGGTGTTGCGCCAAGCGATGGGTCAGGAGACGCCCACCCAGACTTCCCAGAGGACTCTGACATCGACTTTAAAGAT GTTGACAAAGTTCTGTCCGTTGCTGAGGATGTGAAGAATATTGGGAACAACCTTTTTAAGAATCAAGACTGGAAAACTGCTGTCCAAAAATACAGCAAAGCCCTCAG GTATTTGGAGATGAGTGGAGATCACGTGGAGGAGGAAGTGCAGAAGAAGCTGGAGCCCACCGCCATCAGCTGCTTCCTCAACACAGCAGCGTGCAATCTGAAGATGCAGATGTGGCAGGGAGCTGTGGAGAGCTGCAACGAG gCTCTGGAGCTGGACCAAGCCAACACCAAGGCCCTTTTCCGCAGGGCCCAGGCTTGGCAGGGGTTAAAGGAATACAGCCAAGCCATG acTGACCTGAAGAAAGCTCAGGGAATAGCTCCAGAAGATAAAG CTATCATCAACGAGATGAAGAGAGTCCAGCTTAAAGtccaggaggagaaggagaaagagaagaagatctATGCTAAAATGTTTGCTTGA
- the LOC128362836 gene encoding uncharacterized protein C4orf45 homolog, with protein MMQNSEATAGGPHNGQRMIFTGPDGIGDYRPRSNDFPWYIGVGASSPEATGDLSFLCRAAPHALPLLPKQSFVGEVGWGWQYNQLLNSRTLLSNMQIKKTEFRTALEDRVSHRFQEQKTNMTDDSQQVNTEFHRNRKS; from the exons atgatgcaaAACAGTGAAGCAACTGCAGGAGGGCCACATAATGGACAAAGGATGATTTTTACAG GCCCAGATGGAATAGGAGACTACAGGCCAAGATCAAATGATTTCCCCTGGTACATCGGTGTGGGTGCCTcatcacctgaggccacaggtGACCTCAGTTTTTTGTGCCGGGCTGCACCACATGCCCTTCCACTTTTACCCAAGCAGAGCTTTGTGGGGGAGGTTGGCTGGGGCTGGCAGTACAACCAGCTGCTGAACAGTAGGACGCTGCTCAGCAATATGCAAATTAAG AAAACTGAGTTTCGAACAGCACTAGAGGACAGAGTGTCTCACAGGTTCCAAGAACAAAA AACAAACATGACGGATGACTCACAACAAGTCAACACTGAGTTTCACCGAAACAGGAAGAGCTAA